A window of the Hyphomicrobiales bacterium genome harbors these coding sequences:
- the rnr gene encoding ribonuclease R, producing MVKSQSPWFPTRDEILAFIKDNPDKSSKRDISKAFGIKGQDRIALKKILKDLANDGLIGGSRKGFNAAGELPNVFVMDIVERDADGELLAVPVKWESKDTPPPKIMIQTSKRDKGPAPGIGQRVLGRLQEGEGTEDHSASIIKILEKAPTSVLGVVRFGSDSQSLPRLLPVDRKQKELDIDELGDAKDGDLVEVKTVKIGKYDDARARVLSVIGSLKTEKAISHIALHEHEIPHIFPDEVMEAAEAATETEVGPNREDWRDMPLITIDPADAKDHDDAVFAEADPNNNGGFVVTIAIADVSFYIRPNTILDKEARLRGNSVYFPDRVVPMLPERISNNLCSLKEGLERPALAVKVWLDADGKKKKHRFHRIMMRSHGGLSYEEAQAAIDGDVSDRAAPLLENTLKPLWAAYACLKRERENREPLDLNVTERKIKLDADGRVDHVVVPARLDAHKLIEEFMILANVAAAEALEAKKTPLIYRAHDTPSLAKLEGLRDFLSTIEMQIPKSGNIRPQHFNRILRHVRDENHELLTNQVILRSQAQAEYTPENYGHFGLNLQRYAHFTSPIRRYADLVVHRALVSGYQLGEGGMGDMNVEGLADIAAHICITERRAMKAERATIDRLIAEWLSEQVGAKFWGRIGGATKAGLFITLDETGADGFIPISKLSDDYFHFDEARHQLSGERTGQTYTMGDHVEVMLVEALPFAGALRFEMLSEGKEGKAGRRAFPKQKGRRRKPSENKRGGAPKGISRKIKRKR from the coding sequence GTGGTCAAATCCCAAAGCCCTTGGTTTCCAACACGCGACGAAATCCTCGCTTTTATCAAAGACAATCCTGATAAAAGCTCAAAACGAGATATCTCAAAAGCGTTTGGCATTAAGGGCCAAGACCGCATTGCGCTGAAGAAAATTCTGAAAGACCTCGCCAATGATGGCTTGATCGGTGGTTCTCGCAAAGGCTTCAATGCAGCGGGCGAATTGCCCAATGTCTTCGTTATGGACATTGTAGAACGTGATGCTGACGGCGAGCTTTTGGCGGTTCCCGTTAAATGGGAAAGCAAAGACACCCCGCCTCCCAAAATTATGATCCAAACCTCAAAACGCGACAAAGGCCCTGCGCCGGGCATTGGCCAGCGCGTTCTTGGACGATTGCAAGAGGGCGAAGGAACGGAAGACCATTCTGCTTCTATCATCAAGATTTTGGAAAAAGCCCCGACCAGTGTGCTTGGTGTGGTGCGCTTTGGCAGCGATTCCCAAAGCTTGCCGCGCCTCTTGCCTGTTGATCGCAAGCAGAAAGAACTCGACATTGACGAACTAGGCGACGCCAAAGACGGTGATCTAGTTGAAGTTAAAACCGTCAAAATCGGCAAATACGATGACGCCCGCGCCCGCGTTTTGAGTGTCATTGGCTCCCTCAAAACTGAGAAAGCCATCAGCCACATTGCGCTGCATGAACACGAAATTCCGCACATCTTCCCTGATGAAGTGATGGAAGCGGCAGAGGCAGCGACAGAAACTGAAGTTGGACCAAATCGCGAAGACTGGCGCGATATGCCATTGATCACGATTGATCCGGCAGATGCCAAAGATCACGATGATGCGGTTTTTGCGGAAGCTGACCCCAACAACAATGGTGGCTTTGTCGTTACAATCGCGATTGCAGACGTATCATTCTATATCCGTCCAAATACCATACTTGATAAAGAAGCCCGCCTTCGCGGTAACTCGGTCTATTTCCCTGACCGTGTGGTGCCGATGTTGCCAGAGCGCATCTCAAACAATCTGTGCTCCCTCAAAGAAGGCCTCGAGCGCCCTGCCCTTGCTGTAAAGGTTTGGCTGGATGCTGACGGCAAGAAAAAGAAGCATCGCTTCCACCGCATCATGATGCGTTCTCATGGCGGACTATCATATGAGGAAGCTCAGGCGGCCATAGACGGCGATGTGAGCGATCGCGCGGCACCATTGCTCGAAAACACACTAAAGCCACTGTGGGCCGCTTATGCCTGTTTAAAGCGCGAGCGAGAAAACCGCGAGCCGCTGGATCTCAACGTTACTGAGCGCAAAATCAAATTGGATGCAGATGGCCGTGTTGATCACGTCGTGGTGCCTGCCCGTCTTGATGCCCATAAGCTCATTGAAGAATTTATGATCCTCGCCAATGTCGCTGCGGCAGAAGCATTGGAAGCAAAGAAAACACCGCTCATCTATCGCGCCCACGACACACCGTCTTTGGCAAAGCTTGAAGGGCTCCGTGATTTCCTCTCAACGATTGAGATGCAAATTCCAAAATCTGGTAATATCCGCCCGCAGCACTTCAACCGCATTTTGCGCCATGTGCGTGATGAAAATCATGAGCTACTGACAAACCAAGTCATTTTGCGGTCACAGGCTCAGGCAGAATACACGCCTGAAAACTATGGCCACTTTGGATTGAACCTTCAGCGCTATGCGCACTTTACCTCGCCGATCCGTCGTTATGCTGATTTGGTCGTGCACCGTGCGCTTGTGTCAGGCTACCAGCTTGGCGAAGGTGGTATGGGTGATATGAATGTTGAGGGGCTGGCAGATATCGCCGCTCACATCTGCATTACGGAACGCCGCGCCATGAAAGCAGAGCGCGCCACCATTGACCGCCTCATTGCAGAATGGTTGAGCGAACAAGTGGGTGCTAAGTTCTGGGGCCGTATTGGTGGGGCAACGAAAGCGGGCCTCTTCATCACCCTTGATGAAACAGGTGCGGATGGCTTTATTCCGATCTCAAAGTTGAGTGACGATTACTTCCACTTTGACGAAGCCCGCCATCAGCTTTCTGGTGAGCGCACAGGGCAGACCTATACGATGGGTGACCACGTTGAGGTGATGCTTGTCGAAGCTCTTCCCTTTGCGGGCGCCTTGCGCTTTGAGATGCTCAGTGAGGGCAAAGAAGGCAAAGCGGGACGCCGTGCCTTCCCAAAACAAAAAGGCCGCCGTCGCAAGCCCTCAGAGAACAAACGTGGTGGTGCACCAAAGGGCATTTCACGCAAGATTAAGCGCAAAAGATAA
- a CDS encoding NUDIX hydrolase: MRIKDAASIVLVDTREQEPRILMGKRAAKHKFMPNIYVFPGGRVDYADRFGPVGLDYQDDTLDLLMQQMRGRTTALRAQMMGLAAIRETYEEVDLKIGIETDTVHKTANPSWAAFSKDGLKADLSKLAYIARAITPPGQNRRFDTRFFIADVSDYLEHQKAQSSEELEDVRWVTFEETKELPLHFITKRILLSAKSALERPDFGKTQPNVAFYRPKTGSKDVAKILTELRAGAAPLPPTEVQVEKT, from the coding sequence ATGAGAATCAAAGACGCCGCTTCCATCGTCCTTGTCGATACCCGCGAGCAAGAACCGCGTATCTTAATGGGCAAGCGAGCGGCGAAGCATAAGTTTATGCCGAACATCTATGTCTTCCCTGGTGGACGCGTGGATTATGCAGATCGGTTTGGTCCTGTGGGCCTCGACTATCAAGACGACACACTTGATCTGCTAATGCAGCAAATGCGTGGCCGCACTACAGCACTGCGCGCGCAGATGATGGGTTTAGCGGCGATTCGTGAGACTTATGAAGAAGTTGATCTCAAGATCGGCATTGAAACTGATACCGTTCACAAAACAGCCAATCCAAGCTGGGCGGCTTTTTCCAAGGATGGTTTGAAAGCAGATCTATCTAAGCTTGCCTATATCGCCCGCGCCATAACGCCTCCGGGGCAAAACCGCCGTTTTGATACGCGCTTCTTTATCGCCGATGTAAGCGATTATCTGGAACACCAAAAGGCTCAATCGAGTGAAGAGCTTGAGGATGTGAGATGGGTTACTTTTGAAGAAACGAAAGAACTGCCTCTTCATTTCATAACGAAGCGAATCTTACTTTCCGCAAAAAGTGCGTTGGAACGACCTGACTTCGGCAAAACCCAACCAAATGTTGCGTTTTATCGCCCAAAGACTGGCTCTAAGGATGTGGCGAAAATCCTCACTGAACTGCGTGCTGGCGCCGCTCCATTACCTCCAACTGAGGTGCAAGTTGAAAAAACCTAA
- a CDS encoding DUF983 domain-containing protein — MAKFSHFENDVDANSHIIGKPHRELKSAMWKGFKHTCPKCGNGPLYKSYLKTVDQCGVCDEELHHHRADDAPAYFTISIVGKLIVGFFLSVELTYAPPYWVHAVLWGPLLLIMTLLLLPRIKGIIVGLQWANYMHGFDPNFVEGDDIEIAPADKLLAQTSS; from the coding sequence ATGGCTAAATTCTCCCATTTTGAAAATGACGTTGATGCAAATTCTCACATAATTGGTAAGCCACACCGCGAATTGAAAAGCGCGATGTGGAAAGGCTTTAAGCATACATGCCCGAAATGCGGTAATGGCCCTCTCTATAAGAGCTATTTGAAAACCGTTGATCAATGTGGCGTTTGTGACGAAGAGCTGCATCACCACCGCGCAGACGATGCACCCGCCTATTTCACCATTTCCATTGTTGGCAAATTGATCGTTGGTTTTTTCCTATCGGTTGAACTGACCTATGCCCCGCCCTATTGGGTACATGCCGTTTTATGGGGGCCGCTACTGCTCATCATGACATTGCTCCTCCTACCGCGTATCAAAGGCATTATCGTTGGCCTGCAATGGGCAAACTACATGCATGGCTTCGACCCTAATTTCGTTGAAGGCGACGACATCGAAATTGCGCCCGCTGATAAACTGCTGGCACAGACCTCATCATGA
- the rpmG gene encoding 50S ribosomal protein L33, with translation MAKATTIKIKLESTADTGFFYVTKKNSRTMTEKMVKRKYDPVVRKHVEFKETKIK, from the coding sequence ATGGCAAAAGCCACAACGATTAAAATCAAGCTAGAAAGCACTGCTGACACAGGCTTTTTCTATGTGACCAAAAAGAACTCACGTACAATGACTGAGAAAATGGTCAAACGTAAGTACGATCCTGTTGTTCGTAAGCACGTTGAATTTAAAGAAACAAAAATCAAGTAA
- a CDS encoding topoisomerase C-terminal repeat-containing protein, translating into RLPALSNGEDVNKDKIEATQHFTEPPPRFTEATMVKRMEELGIGRPSTYASTLGVLRDRDYVTLDKKRLMPEDKGRLVTAFLENFFNRYVQYDFTAGLEEKLDKISAGNAQWRDVLREFWTDFSGHVDEIKDLRVSQVLDALNEALQDHVFPEKEDGTPRRKCPTCDDGEISLKVGRFGAFIGCSNYPECKFTRQLTQSADGEGGDDGDRLLGQDPETGLDVFCKKGRFGPYVQLGEEAKPKRSSIPKGWDAATLDLEGGLKLLSLPRLVGVHPESGKDITAGLGRYGPFVLHDGTYANLESADEVFVVGLNRAVSAIADKIANPGRRQAAKALKELGDHPDGGGKVTVNEGRYGAYVKFNKINATLPKDQKPEDVTMDMAVELIAAKAAKGGKKPAAKKKAPAKKKPAAKKATAKKPAAKKAAAKKPAAKKTAAKKAADDTAE; encoded by the coding sequence GCGCCTTCCAGCTCTTTCCAATGGCGAAGACGTCAATAAAGATAAGATTGAAGCAACCCAGCACTTCACTGAGCCGCCACCGCGCTTCACAGAAGCGACAATGGTTAAACGGATGGAAGAACTCGGCATTGGCCGACCTTCAACCTATGCCTCAACCCTTGGTGTGCTGCGGGACCGCGATTATGTGACGCTTGATAAGAAGCGCCTGATGCCAGAAGACAAGGGCCGCTTGGTTACAGCGTTCTTGGAAAACTTCTTCAATCGCTACGTTCAATATGACTTTACGGCTGGCCTTGAAGAAAAACTCGATAAAATTTCGGCAGGCAACGCCCAGTGGCGCGATGTGTTGCGGGAGTTTTGGACAGACTTTTCTGGCCATGTTGATGAAATCAAAGACCTGCGTGTTTCGCAAGTACTAGACGCTCTCAACGAAGCGCTGCAAGATCACGTTTTCCCTGAAAAAGAAGACGGCACGCCGCGTCGTAAATGCCCGACGTGTGATGATGGCGAAATCAGCCTGAAAGTCGGCCGCTTTGGTGCCTTCATCGGCTGTTCCAACTATCCTGAATGTAAGTTTACACGCCAACTCACCCAATCTGCAGACGGAGAAGGTGGCGACGACGGGGACCGCTTGCTTGGTCAAGACCCTGAAACGGGCCTTGATGTATTCTGCAAAAAAGGCCGCTTCGGCCCTTATGTGCAGCTTGGTGAAGAAGCAAAGCCGAAGCGCTCATCCATTCCAAAAGGGTGGGACGCAGCAACGCTTGATCTTGAAGGCGGCCTAAAACTGCTTTCTCTTCCACGTTTGGTCGGTGTTCACCCAGAATCAGGCAAAGATATTACCGCAGGCCTTGGCCGCTATGGTCCATTTGTTTTGCATGATGGCACCTATGCCAATCTTGAAAGCGCTGATGAAGTCTTTGTTGTTGGCCTTAACCGTGCGGTTTCAGCAATCGCTGATAAAATCGCCAATCCGGGCAGACGTCAGGCAGCCAAAGCGCTCAAAGAACTTGGCGATCACCCAGATGGCGGTGGCAAGGTCACTGTTAATGAGGGCCGCTATGGTGCCTATGTGAAGTTCAACAAGATCAATGCCACGCTTCCAAAGGATCAAAAGCCTGAAGATGTGACCATGGATATGGCTGTTGAACTTATTGCGGCGAAGGCTGCAAAAGGTGGCAAGAAGCCAGCGGCTAAGAAGAAGGCTCCTGCCAAGAAAAAACCTGCAGCTAAGAAGGCAACAGCTAAAAAGCCAGCGGCGAAGAAAGCAGCAGCAAAGAAACCTGCGGCCAAAAAGACAGCGGCGAAGAAGGCCGCTGACGACACGGCGGAATAA